The Candidatus Methylomirabilis tolerans genomic interval CGGGATGTTGTATACGTTTGGATGCCTGGTACTGCCCGCCCTTATCGCAAAGAATCTCTGCCGCGAGGTTCGCCCCATGTTCATTGTCGCCCCGCTCGTTGCCCTCATGACCGGCGCGATAGCGTTCGTGCTCGCAAACCACTATGATTATCCGCCGGCGCCGATGACAGTTGCGCTGCTGAGTCTGCTGCTGACGATCGCGTGGCTATTCCGGCGGGTGCGTCAGGTAAGTGGAATGTTCTGAGTACGACCACAAAAATCGTTGTTCGCGCGCGGCGAACTATCGATTACAATAATAGTGAATCACCATATCCGGATATACGAGGGTTGGGTTGATTGATACGAGAAGCGCAAGGGTCGATTCTGACAACTCCATTAAGGACGTTTCAAAGGAGGTCATCATGGTCAAGATCGGATCGAAGGCGCCGGATTTTACCGTCAACACCACCAAGGGACCCGTGACCCTGTCACAGTTCCGCGGCAAGTGGGTTCTGCTTTTCGCCCACCCTGCCGACTTTACACCGGTCTGCACGACGGAGTTCATTCAGTTCGCCAAGCGACACAAGGAGTTCAAAGATCTGAACTGCGAGGTGGTCGGTCTGAGCGTAGACAGTATCTACTCGCATATCGAGTGGATCCGCCACATGGAAGAAAGCGCCAAGGTTAAGATCGATTTCCCGGTCATCGCCGACCCCGAGAAGACTGTCGCGAACCTCTATGATCTGATCAACCCAGAGCTCGGACTCACCGTCCGTGGCGTGTTCTTCATCGACCCTGAGGGGATCGTCCGTTTCGCTATGTACTATCCGATCCCATTCGGGCGAAACATCGACGAGATCCTGCGGAGCCTGAAGGCGCTACAGACCGTCGACAAGTACGGGGTTGCCTGCCCGGTCGACTGGCAGCCTGGCCAGGATGTCATCGTTCCGCCGCCGCAAACGATCGATGAGGCTGACAAGCGCGTTAAGGCGGGCGCCGATCGCTGGTACCTGACGCGGAAAAAGCTCTAGCGTGAGCCTCCGATCCCCAATCGTAGTCGAGGACAGGCCGATGCAGCGCATTGTTGTCCGGGCTCCCACGTGTAGCGCGGATATCATCACCTACTTAAAGGGTATCTTTCGATTTCATGCTGAGGAGCTTCAGCCCGGTGAGCGGGTGGAACTCGCGTTTGACGCCGAGCGATTCCAGTTTGCGATCGCGATCTTCGAATCGTTACTGGTCGGCGTCGACCTGAAACTCCTCTCAATCCGCGAGGAGGATAGCATCAGGATCTTCGAGGTCGAGAAGCTGCGGCATGGGAGCACATAGGGAGCATCGGTGACCAAGCCGAAGGGCAACTGGCAGACAGAAACAAAGCTCTGGCAGGTCGCGCTTCTGCGCATCTTTTTTGGCTACTATTTCTTCCAGGATGGCTTCGGAAAGTTGACCAGCGGTTTTACCGGTTCAGACGCACTGGAGAAGTGGCTTACAACCAAGACCTCCGGTGCGTTTGACTGGTACAAACCGTTCCTGACCGATATGGCGATTCCCCATTATCAGCTCTTTGCCTGGCTGGTCACCTGGGGGATGATCCTGGGCGGCCTAGCGCTCCTACTTGGGCTCTTGACGCGTCCGGCTGCACTCATGGGGATCTTGATGACACTCAACTTCTATCTGGCCAAGGGGGGCGGGTCGCCGGCCACCACCTCGGACCAGGCGTTTATCGCCGGTCTGTTGGTGGTCTTCCTCACCCGATCAGGTCGTTCACTTGGATGTGACCGCTGGCTGGCCCGGCGTTATCCAGACTCCCCGCTCTGGTAGATCACTGAAGGGAATCGTCCAGCGCAGGAACGCATGACCTATTCCCAGGCGATTGCCTATCTCTACGGGCTCCAGCGTTACGGCGTGAAGCTGGGTCTCGAAAACATTCAACGACTGCTTGAGGCGGTTGGCGATCCGCACCGCCGGTTTCCATCCATCCTGATCGGCGGGACCAACGGTAAAGGGTCCACCGCCGCATTTCTGTCTTCGATCCTTCAAGCCGCCGACTATCGAGTTGGGCTTTATACCTCTCCGCATCTTCTGGAGTTTACGGAGCGAATCCAGGTGGACGGCCAAGCCATTGCGGAGACAGACGTCGCCGCCCTCACCAATGAACTTCGTCATGTTATCGCCGATCTCTTCCCCGCACCGGGCGCAGCAAGCAACACCCCTATGCACCCAACGTTTTTTGAAGTCGCAACCGTCCTTGCCTTCATGCACTTCATTCGCAGTCAGGTGGACTACGCAGTTGTAGAAGTGGGGATGGGAGGTCGATTCGATGCAACCAATGTGCTTGACCCCCAGGTGGCGGTTATCACCAATATCGCCTTGGAGCACGAGGAGTATCTGGGAAAGACGCTGGGGGCGATCGCTGCGGAGAAGGCAGGAATCATCAAGGAGGGAACGCGGGTCGTCACTGCCATCGATGCCCCAGAGGCTCTGGCCGTCATTTCCGACACATGCCAAAAGCGGGGCGCCACCCTCCTTGATGTCCACGCCTCATACAACTGGCGGATTTACCGGTCAGATCTCTCTGGTCAGCGATTCAGCGTGGGCGAAAAGAGGCAGCCCACTGAAACCTTCGACATCCCTCTGCTCGGCCGGCATCAAGTCGGCAATGCGGTCACCGCCCTTGCGGCAGCCAGGCTCCTCCGAATCGCCGGCGCCACCATTCCGGAGAGTTCAATCCGCGAAGGGCTCTGCCGAGCACGATGGCCTGGCCGTCTCCAGCTTTTTCCGGGCCGGCCCTTTGTGATTTTAGATGGCGCGCACAACCCGGCCGGTGCAGTTGCACTGCGGGCTTTTCTTGAGGAGCACCGGTTTTCCGGTCGCTTGACCCTGGTGTTCGGCGTACTGCAAGACAAGAACTGGATCGCGATGCTGCAAGAGTTGGCGCCACTGGCAAAGCGAGTGATCCTCACGCGTCCGGAGAGCGAGCGTGCCGCCGATCCGCACCGTCTATTGGAGGCCGAACGATTTTGTCCAAAGATCGAGATCCTGGAAGACGTAGCCAAGGCGATCGCGCTGGCCAAGGCAGTCACCGATCCGGAGGATACCGTTGTCGTCACCGGTTCTCTTTTCGTCATCTCGGCGGCACTGCGCGCGCTCGGGGTATAGGGGGAGTACGAACGTGGGACAACTTTGCAGCTATTGGAAGGTGTGGTAGCATCATGAAGATTAGAACCCATAGCCTGAGGAGGGGTATCAGCACGTGAACGATCTCTGCGCGGTCATCCTGGCTGCCGGCCAGGGGACCAGGATGCGCTCGAAGCTACCGAAGGTGGTACACCCGGTGGCCGGTCTGCCGATGATCGCCTACGTCGTCGAAGCGTGCCGCCCTTTCCTGGCGAAGCGAACATTGGTAATCGTCGGCTACCAGGCCGATAGAGTGAGAGAGGCGCTGGCGGGCGAGGCCGTCGAATTCGTGTCCCAACTAAATCAGCAAGGAACGGCTCACGCCCTGCTGCAAGCCCAGGAGGCCCTCGTCGGGTTCGATGGCGATTTGTTGGTCGTATCCGGGGACACGCCGCTCCTCACCTCAGCAACCCTCGACAGCCTCCTGCGAGCGCATCGTGAGGCCGGCGCGCTGGCCACCGTGCTCACCGCTGAGGTGGCGGAGCCAACCGGCTACGGGCGGATAGTGCGATCCACGACAGGGGAACTCCTGCGAATCGTTGAGGAGTTGGAGGCCACACCACAGGAGCGGCAACTCCATGAAATCAACGCCGGAGTCTACTGCTTTTCCGCGCTTGCGCTCTTCGATGCCCTCCAGACGATCCGTCCTTCTGCTGTCAAGGGCGAACTCTATCTCCCAGACGCCATCGCGCTGCTGCGGAATCGCGACGGGGGCGTGCAGGCTTGCCAAGCGCTCGATCCCGACGAGGTGCGAGGGGTGAACACCCGCACCGAGCTGGCTGAGATCCATCGCCTTCTTTGGCGAAAGGCCGCCCTGCAGTTGCTCACCGAGGGGGTCACCCTCCTCGACCCCGAACGTACCTATGTCGGCCCGTCCGTCAGGATCGGTTCCGATTCGATCCTCTATCCCAACGTCACCCTCGAAGGACAGACCGTGATCGGGGACGGAACTACGATCCACTCAGGCTGCCGGATCCGCAATGCGACAGTGGGCGATGGCACCGTTATTCTGGATGGGTGCATCATTCAGGAGAGCCAGATTGGAGATGGGTGCCAGGTCGGGCCCTACGCGCATTTAAGGCCCCACACTCAGCTTCGGCAACGGGCCAAGGTTGGAAACTTCGTGGAGGTCAAGAAGTCGGTCGTCGGAGAAGGGTCCAAGGTCCCGCACCTCACGTACATCGGCGATACCAACATCGGGGAACGGGTGAACATCGGCGCCGGGACGATTACCTGCAACTATGACGGCGTTACCAAACACCAGACCGTCATCGAAGATGACGTGTTTGTGGGTAGTAACGCGAGCCTCGTGGCGCCGGTCTCAGTAGGTCGCGGCGCTATCATCGCCGCCGGATCGACCATCACCAAGGACGTGCCGGCCGATGCGTTGGCGTTCGGCCGGGCGCGGCAGATCAATAAAACCGGCTTCGCTGCGACATTTCGATCTAAACGGCAGAAGGAGTAGAGCGATGTGCGGGATCGTGGGGTATGTCGGACACAAGAAGGTCGTCCCGGTCCTTCTGGAGGGACTCAAGCGGCTGGAGTATCGGGGCTACGATTCGGCCGGCCTGGCTATCCTCCAACAGGATCGTATCGCCCTGTATCGCAGCGTGGGTAAGATCAAGGAGCTGGAAAATGCTTTGTGGGGTCGCGATCTCTCCGGAGAAGTCGGTCTCGGCCATACACGCTGGGCCACCCACGGACGGCCCACCGAAGAGAACGCTCATCCTCACAGCGATTGCACCGGCGATCTCGTTGTCGTCCACAACGGCATTATCGAGAACTACCTGACCCTGAAAGAGACACTTCAACAGGAAGGGCACCACTTCAAGTCGGATACCGATACCGAGGTCATCGCCCACCTGATCGAGCAGCAACTTCAGGCAACGGGAGACTTAGAGGTTGCCGTGCGCCTGGCTCTGACCCGCATTATTGGAACCTACGCCATTGGAATCCTCTGGCGGGGCGATCCACACAGACTGGTAGCAGCCAGGAATGGCAGCCCACTGGTGGTCGGGCTTGGTGACGGAGAGTTCTTCATCGCTTCCGATGTCCCCGCCATTCTCTCCCACACCAGTGACGTCCTGTTTCTTGACGACGAAGAGGTGGTCGTCCTCTCCCATGACGGTGTCAACGTCATCACCTTGACCGGAGAGCCGGTGGAGAAGAAGGTCCAGAAGATCCTCTGGACCCCCATCATGGCCGAGAAGAGCGGATACAAGCACTTCATGCTGAAGGAGATCTATGAGCAGCCCAGAGCGATCCGCGACACCATTCATGGTTGCTTCTCATTGGAGAGCGGTCACATCTACCTTGAAGGGTTGGAGTCGCTCCACAGCATGCTGCCGATGATCGATCGGATCGTCCTCGTCGCCTGCGGGACCTCCTGGCACGCCGGGCTAGTCGGTAAATTCCTCATCGAGGATCTGGCGCGTATTCCGGTCGAGGTGGACTACGGCTCCGAGTTCCGGTACCGAAACCCGATCCTGAATGAGCGGACGCTGATCGTGACAATCAGTCAGTCCGGTGAAACGCTGGATACCCTGGTCTCCTTGCGCGAGGCCCGTCGCCGCGGCTGTAAGTCCCTCGCGATCTGTAACGTGGTCGGCTCTACGCTCAGCCGCGAAAGTGATGGCGTCCTGTACACCCATGCCGGTCCGGAGATCGGCGTCGCCTCGACAAAGGCCTTTACCTCCCAATTGGCCGCTCTCTACCTGCTGGCCCTGGCCCT includes:
- a CDS encoding metal ABC transporter permease; protein product: GMLYTFGCLVLPALIAKNLCREVRPMFIVAPLVALMTGAIAFVLANHYDYPPAPMTVALLSLLLTIAWLFRRVRQVSGMF
- a CDS encoding peroxiredoxin, whose protein sequence is MVKIGSKAPDFTVNTTKGPVTLSQFRGKWVLLFAHPADFTPVCTTEFIQFAKRHKEFKDLNCEVVGLSVDSIYSHIEWIRHMEESAKVKIDFPVIADPEKTVANLYDLINPELGLTVRGVFFIDPEGIVRFAMYYPIPFGRNIDEILRSLKALQTVDKYGVACPVDWQPGQDVIVPPPQTIDEADKRVKAGADRWYLTRKKL
- a CDS encoding DoxX family protein, producing MTKPKGNWQTETKLWQVALLRIFFGYYFFQDGFGKLTSGFTGSDALEKWLTTKTSGAFDWYKPFLTDMAIPHYQLFAWLVTWGMILGGLALLLGLLTRPAALMGILMTLNFYLAKGGGSPATTSDQAFIAGLLVVFLTRSGRSLGCDRWLARRYPDSPLW
- a CDS encoding bifunctional folylpolyglutamate synthase/dihydrofolate synthase, which produces MTYSQAIAYLYGLQRYGVKLGLENIQRLLEAVGDPHRRFPSILIGGTNGKGSTAAFLSSILQAADYRVGLYTSPHLLEFTERIQVDGQAIAETDVAALTNELRHVIADLFPAPGAASNTPMHPTFFEVATVLAFMHFIRSQVDYAVVEVGMGGRFDATNVLDPQVAVITNIALEHEEYLGKTLGAIAAEKAGIIKEGTRVVTAIDAPEALAVISDTCQKRGATLLDVHASYNWRIYRSDLSGQRFSVGEKRQPTETFDIPLLGRHQVGNAVTALAAARLLRIAGATIPESSIREGLCRARWPGRLQLFPGRPFVILDGAHNPAGAVALRAFLEEHRFSGRLTLVFGVLQDKNWIAMLQELAPLAKRVILTRPESERAADPHRLLEAERFCPKIEILEDVAKAIALAKAVTDPEDTVVVTGSLFVISAALRALGV
- the glmU gene encoding bifunctional UDP-N-acetylglucosamine diphosphorylase/glucosamine-1-phosphate N-acetyltransferase GlmU, yielding MNDLCAVILAAGQGTRMRSKLPKVVHPVAGLPMIAYVVEACRPFLAKRTLVIVGYQADRVREALAGEAVEFVSQLNQQGTAHALLQAQEALVGFDGDLLVVSGDTPLLTSATLDSLLRAHREAGALATVLTAEVAEPTGYGRIVRSTTGELLRIVEELEATPQERQLHEINAGVYCFSALALFDALQTIRPSAVKGELYLPDAIALLRNRDGGVQACQALDPDEVRGVNTRTELAEIHRLLWRKAALQLLTEGVTLLDPERTYVGPSVRIGSDSILYPNVTLEGQTVIGDGTTIHSGCRIRNATVGDGTVILDGCIIQESQIGDGCQVGPYAHLRPHTQLRQRAKVGNFVEVKKSVVGEGSKVPHLTYIGDTNIGERVNIGAGTITCNYDGVTKHQTVIEDDVFVGSNASLVAPVSVGRGAIIAAGSTITKDVPADALAFGRARQINKTGFAATFRSKRQKE
- the glmS gene encoding glutamine--fructose-6-phosphate transaminase (isomerizing), whose protein sequence is MCGIVGYVGHKKVVPVLLEGLKRLEYRGYDSAGLAILQQDRIALYRSVGKIKELENALWGRDLSGEVGLGHTRWATHGRPTEENAHPHSDCTGDLVVVHNGIIENYLTLKETLQQEGHHFKSDTDTEVIAHLIEQQLQATGDLEVAVRLALTRIIGTYAIGILWRGDPHRLVAARNGSPLVVGLGDGEFFIASDVPAILSHTSDVLFLDDEEVVVLSHDGVNVITLTGEPVEKKVQKILWTPIMAEKSGYKHFMLKEIYEQPRAIRDTIHGCFSLESGHIYLEGLESLHSMLPMIDRIVLVACGTSWHAGLVGKFLIEDLARIPVEVDYGSEFRYRNPILNERTLIVTISQSGETLDTLVSLREARRRGCKSLAICNVVGSTLSRESDGVLYTHAGPEIGVASTKAFTSQLAALYLLALALGRARGCLDGARMQELLSELIRLPQQMEHVLSLGPALEELAGHFYAASDFLYLGRGINYPIALEGALKLKEISYIHAEGYPAGEMKHGPIALVTEEMPVVFLAPKDRIIEKVLGNIEEVKTRNGIVIALSDETDPRLMAKADHLINIPHTSPYLMPLLLVVPLQLLAYHIAVRKGCDVDQPRNLAKSVTVE